The Lepisosteus oculatus isolate fLepOcu1 chromosome 4, fLepOcu1.hap2, whole genome shotgun sequence genome window below encodes:
- the col17a1b gene encoding collagen alpha-1(XVII) chain isoform X2, producing MDILTTRKSNNTGGSLGLSGKVLTESVTTTSRLTTLPPKGSSGGGGQRGGFSSSSGGLGMEKKFVTQSSTSYVTSSSGGGGSRGNAGSSRRAQGSTSSLSYSPVSTLERRGMTSRSGGYEGSSSGNSSPEYTRKEFGSSATRGRSQSRESEIRARLQSASPSTRWTELDDVKRLLRGSRSASVSPTRSPSNTLPIPKKATVETRIVTEGSQTVSGQYDTTILESALPSYMWASSTLPTGSSLMSGYGFQASPNNLSPGSSLLNTNAPSSLSVHGVPNNLALSPQLSSSLTTSSTVYGVQNNLTNSSSVLANSNGPHSQPVYGVQKNVSQTANGSAVVSTGVSTSSGAPASPHNDDVFRKDYKFLLLEKENVPSKKDTELLIMTKDSGKHFTSTSIAGGGSFSDDSLKKEKMVVSSSSDAATLKADTNAYYGSHKVSTKDKATYAEIRKDKDYDDGGGGGGGCCGGGDCCSWWKWLLGLLLGLLLLLGLLFGLIALADEVKKLKSRVDALEGLSSSTNYLKSVNVIDPQDPVYSDNRDNSINLGAGPGTDSMSLQMTVQQLVKSELQSESMRSTLATVVKGERGQPGLKGDTGAPGPKGDAGSPGIPGLPGVIGHTGPQGPKGQKGNSGEHGAEGPPGQRGREGPAGPRGEPGLPGFGEKGDKGSSGEPGIPGPPGLVGPMGQKGSIGAQGPQGVPGSPGPQGFRGEAGMPGPRGDKGSAGPSGQKGDQGEKGPRGPTGDPGQRGLPGPTGEAGPKGSAGLTGNDGLKGSRGDQGPIGLPGIRGPSGPPGDVGQPGLPGLQGPPGLPGNPGQPGAKGDAGEPGKVINAAGSSSVAIPGPPGIPGPPGQPGPPGLSGPIGPAGLPGQPGTKGVQGERGPPGEPGITVETSRRVMLSNTERQQSSSDTVLQGPPGPPGPPGPPGVSIPGPPGPRGEPGTGKPGPAGPKGEPGSFVPNSGTFFAGPPGPPGPPGTKGNDGDQGPRGYPGEPGQPGLPGSPGSPGDAGIGLPGPQGPPGAPGPEGPKGDQGEAGVPGAPGIPGSTVSRGNGRAYQGPPGPPGPPGPPGPPGSGGADVRGYIAEYLQSDSVRGYMVGPQGPPGPPGPPGAGPLSIDEVATQVIAYVQNAGGLPGPSGSVSVNDILAVLQREDVRQYLMGPPGPPGPSGSGDPGSYNLQELASRVVSIMSEMGVRIGLPGPPGPPGPPGLPGSTYGDISAILQNVGFSGPPGPPGPPGPQGPPGVSGGLVSYAENTQRDRFRTELIEYLTSDSVRSYISGPPGPPGPRGFKGERGDPGYSVGVDSQWSGTLDYSTVAVKVSDYIKSQGLLKDISHTTSEHVIERVSYPGPPGPPGPPGLPGYSRVIGAHGNVTADLMSFFREYGTIPGPPGRPGQKGERGYIGPKGDRGEIGPQGLPGIPAAPGPKGEKGEKGERLVVSRRKRSVGV from the exons GAAGTTCCAGTGGGAACTCTTCCCCTGAGTACACAAGAAAAGAGTTTG GAAGCTCAGCCACCCGAGGGAGGAGCCAGAGCAGAG agAGTGAAATCAGAGCAAGGCTGCAGAGTGCCTCTCCATCTACTAGAT GGACTGAATTGGACGATGTGAAGAGGCTGCTGAGGGGAAGCCGGTCCGCCAGTGTCAGCCCCACGCGTTCCCCCTCCAACACCCTGCCTATCCCCAAAAAGGCAACTGTGGAAACGAGGATTGTGACTGAAGGTTCCCAGACAG TTTCAGGACAGTATGACACCACTATCCTGGAATCTGCCCTGCCCTCCTACATGTGGGCGAGCTCCACTCTGCCCACTGGCTCATCCCTCATGAGTGGGTACGGCTTCCAGGCCAGCCCGAACAACCTGTCACCTGGATCGTCGCTTCTGAATACTAATGCCCCCTCCTCTTTATCCG TGCATGGTGTCCCGAACAACCTGGCGCTGAGCCCCCAGCTGAGCAGCAGTCTGACCACCAGCAGCACAG TGTATGGTGTTCAGAATAACCTGACAAACAgctccagtgtcctggccaattcCAATGGACCACACAGCCAGCCAG TGTACGGGGTGCAGAAGAATGTGTCGCAGACAGCCAATGGCTCAGCGGTTGTCAGCACTGGGGTCTCCACATCCTCTG gtgctccagctaGTCCCCACAATGATGATGTCTTCCGGAAGGACTACAAGTTCCTGCTGTTGGAGAAGGAGAACGTGCCCTCCAAGAAGGACACAGAGCTCCTCATCATGACCAAAGACAGCGGGAAGCACTTCACCAGCACTTCCATTGCAGGCGGTG GGTCCTTTTCAGATGATTCCCTGAAGAAAGAGAAGATGGTAGTGTCCAGCTCGTCAGATGCTGCCACGTTGAAAGCTGACACAAATGCATACT ATGGGTCCCATAAAGTATCAACCAAAGACAAGGCAACATATGCAG AGATCCGAAAGGACAAGGATTATGATGACGGAGGCGGAGGTGGCGGTGGCTGCTGTGGAGGAGGCGACTGCTGCAGCTGGTGGAAGTGGCTGCTGGGATTGCTACtggggctgctgctgctcctcggCCTGCTCTTTGGACTCATTGCTCTGG CGGACGAGGTGAAGAAACTGAAGTCGCGCGTGGATGCCCTGGAGGGTTTGTCGTCTAGTACCAACTACTTGAAGTCCGTCAATGTTATCGACCCTCAAGACCCGGTCTACTCTGACAACCGTGACAATAGCATCAACCTTGGTGCTGGCCCTGGCACCGACAGTATGTCATTGCAGATGACAGTCCAGCAGCTGGTGAAGTCCGAGCTGCAGTCTGAATCAATGAGAT CAACACTTGCTACCGTAGTCAAAGGAGAGAGAGGACAACCTGGACTCAAAG gtGATACAGGGGCCCCAGGACCTAAAG GTGATGCTGGCTCCCCTGGCATACCAG GTCTTCCGGGTGTAATCGGACACACAGGACCACAAGGGCCCAAAGGCCAGAAAGGCAACTCAG GTGAACATGGAGCAGAAGGCCCACCTGGACAGAGGGGTCGTGAGGGGCCGGCAGGCCCTCGTGGAGAGCCAGGACTGCCTGGGTTTGGAGAGAAGGGAGACAAGG GTTCGAGTGGTGAACCAGGAATTCCAGGGCCTCCCGGATTAGTTGGTCCTATGGGACAGAAAG GTTCGATAGGTGCTCAGGGTCCTCAAGGAGTGCCAG GTTCACCAGGCCCACAGGGTTTCCGTGGTGAGGCGGGAATGCCTGGTCCCAGAG GAGATAAAGGATCTGCTGGGCCTTCAGGACAAAAGG GAGATCAGGGTGAGAAGGGACCTCGTGGACCTACAG GTGACCCGGGACAGAGAGGGCTCCCAGGACCAACTGGAGAGGCGGGACCTAAAGGATCTGCTG GTCTCACCGGTAACGATGGACTCAAGGGCTCCAGAG GTGACCAGGGACCAATCGGATTGCCAGGAATCAGAGGACCATCAGGCCCTCCTGGAGATGTGGGCCAACCAG GCCTTCCTGGATTACAAGGACCACCAG GACTACCAGGAAACCCAGGCCAGCCCGGAGCTAAAG GCGATGCGGGTGAACCAGGCAAAGTCATTAATGCAG CGGGATCTTCCTCTGTGGCTATCCCAGGACCCCCAGGGATCCCTGGACCTCCCGGACAACCCGGTCCCCCAGGACTGTCAG GTCCCATTGGTCCTGCTGGACTTCCAGGACAGCCAG GTACTAAGGGTGTCCAAGGAGAAAGAGGCCCACCTGGAGAGCCTGGGATCACTGTGGAAACGTCACGCAGGGTTATGTTGTCAAACACCGAGA GGCAACAATCAAGCTCTGATACTGTTCTTCAGGGACCCCCAGGGCCACCTGGGCCTCCAGGACCCCCAG GCGTCTCTATTCCAGGTCCTCCTGGACCCCGAGGAGAGCCAG GCACTGGCAAACCTGGACCTGCTGGTCCCAAGGGAGAGCCTGGGAGCTTTGTGCCAAATTCAG GAACATTCTTTGCTGGGCCTCCTGGGCCTCCCGGACCTCCTGGGACCAAAGGAAATGATG GTGACCAAGGACCCAGGGGATACCCAG GGGAACCTGGTCAGCCTGGTCTACCTGGGAGCCCTGGCAGCCCTGGGGATGCTGGGATAG GACTTCCAGGACCTCAAGGCCCTCCAGGAGCCCCAGGACCAGAGGGCCCCAAAGGAGATCAAG GTGAAGCTGGAGTTCCTGGAGCTCCTGGAATTCCTGGCTCCACAGTCTCCAGAG GTAATGGACGAGCCTATCAAGGCCCTCCTGGGCCACCGGGGCCCCCTGGGCCTCCAGGCCCTCCAGGTTCGGGTGGAGCTGATGTTCGTGGGTACATCGCAGAATACCTTCAGA GTGATTCTGTCAGGGGCTACATGGTTGGGCCCCAGGGCCCACCTGGACCACCTGGGCCTCCAGGAGCTGGTCCGCTGTCAATTGATGAGGTGGCCACTCAGGTTATTGCCTACGTACAGA ATGCTGGTGGCCTGCCAGGGCcttcagggtctgtttctgtcaATGATATTCTGGCTGTGCTACAGA GGGAGGATGTGCGGCAGTACCTGATGGGTCCCCCAGGCCCTCCTGGACCTTCAGGCTCTGGGGACCCCGGCTCTTACAACCTGCAGGAGCTGGCCTCTCGAGTCGTCAGCATCATGTCCG AGATGGGAGTGAGAATAGGTCTGCCGGGTCCCCCTGGGCCTCCTGGACCCCCAGGACTGCCAGGATCGACATATGGAGACATATCAGCCATACTGCAAA ATGTTGGGTTCAGTGGCCCCCCTGGTCCTCCTGGTCCGCCTGGCCCTCAGGGACCTCCAGGAGTGTCTGGAGGATTGGTGTCGTATGCTGAGAACACGCAACGAGACCGCTTCCGCACAGAGCTCATCGAGTACCTCACCA GTGACAGTGTGCGGAGTTACATCTCGGGACCCCCAGGACCCCCCGGCCCACGTGGATTCAAAGGAGAGCGTGGTGACCCCGGCTACAGTGTGGGTGTGGACAGCCAGTGGTCTGGAACGCTAGACTACTCCACTGTGGCAGTGAAAGTGTCTGACTACATAAAGT CCCAGGGCCTGCTGAAGGACATCTCCCACACCACGAGTGAGCACGTGATTGAGCGTGTGAGTTATCCAGGGCCCCCTGGACCTCCCGGTCCGCCTGGGCTCCCAGGATACAGCCGGGTCATTGGAGCTCATGGCAACGTCACCGCGGACCTGATGAGCTTCTTCAGAG AATATGGAACTATTCCAGGCCCTCCGGGTAGGCCAGGTCAGAAAGGAGAGAGAGGCTACATTGGACCAAAAGGAGACcgag GTGAAATAGGCCCACAGGGACTGCCAGGAATCCCAGCTGCTCCGGGCCCCAAGGGAGAAAAGGGTGAAAAAG gagAGCGACTTGTCGTCAGTCGGAGAAAGAGAAGCGTAGGTGTTTAA
- the col17a1b gene encoding collagen alpha-1(XVII) chain isoform X1, with amino-acid sequence MDILTTRKSNNTGGSLGLSGKVLTESVTTTSRLTTLPPKGSSGGGGQRGGFSSSSGGLGMEKKFVTQSSTSYVTSSSGGGGSRGNAGSSRRAQGSTSSLSYSPVSTLERRGMTSRSGGYEGSSSGNSSPEYTRKEFGSSATRGRSQSRESEIRARLQSASPSTRWTELDDVKRLLRGSRSASVSPTRSPSNTLPIPKKATVETRIVTEGSQTVSGQYDTTILESALPSYMWASSTLPTGSSLMSGYGFQASPNNLSPGSSLLNTNAPSSLSVHGVPNNLALSPQLSSSLTTSSTVYGVQNNLTNSSSVLANSNGPHSQPVYGVQKNVSQTANGSAVVSTGVSTSSGAPASPHNDDVFRKDYKFLLLEKENVPSKKDTELLIMTKDSGKHFTSTSIAGGGSFSDDSLKKEKMVVSSSSDAATLKADTNAYYGSHKVSTKDKATYAEIRKDKDYDDGGGGGGGCCGGGDCCSWWKWLLGLLLGLLLLLGLLFGLIALADEVKKLKSRVDALEGLSSSTNYLKSVNVIDPQDPVYSDNRDNSINLGAGPGTDSMSLQMTVQQLVKSELQSESMRSTLATVVKGERGQPGLKGDTGAPGPKGDAGSPGIPGLPGVIGHTGPQGPKGQKGNSGEHGAEGPPGQRGREGPAGPRGEPGLPGFGEKGDKGSSGEPGIPGPPGLVGPMGQKGSIGAQGPQGVPGSPGPQGFRGEAGMPGPRGDKGSAGPSGQKGDQGEKGPRGPTGDPGQRGLPGPTGEAGPKGSAGLTGNDGLKGSRGDQGPIGLPGIRGPSGPPGDVGQPGLPGLQGPPGLPGNPGQPGAKGDAGEPGKVINAAGSSSVAIPGPPGIPGPPGQPGPPGLSGPIGPAGLPGQPGTKGVQGERGPPGEPGITVETSRRVMLSNTERQQSSSDTVLQGPPGPPGPPGPPGVSIPGPPGPRGEPGTGKPGPAGPKGEPGSFVPNSGTFFAGPPGPPGPPGTKGNDGDQGPRGYPGEPGQPGLPGSPGSPGDAGIGLPGPQGPPGAPGPEGPKGDQGEAGVPGAPGIPGSTVSRGNGRAYQGPPGPPGPPGPPGPPGSGGADVRGYIAEYLQSDSVRGYMVGPQGPPGPPGPPGAGPLSIDEVATQVIAYVQNAGGLPGPSGSVSVNDILAVLQREDVRQYLMGPPGPPGPSGSGDPGSYNLQELASRVVSIMSEMGVRIGLPGPPGPPGPPGLPGSTYGDISAILQNSEFRGIVGSPGPPGPPGRQGPQGPVGPPGPATFSGSGYRLEDIRTYLHNVGFSGPPGPPGPPGPQGPPGVSGGLVSYAENTQRDRFRTELIEYLTSDSVRSYISGPPGPPGPRGFKGERGDPGYSVGVDSQWSGTLDYSTVAVKVSDYIKSQGLLKDISHTTSEHVIERVSYPGPPGPPGPPGLPGYSRVIGAHGNVTADLMSFFREYGTIPGPPGRPGQKGERGYIGPKGDRGEIGPQGLPGIPAAPGPKGEKGEKGERLVVSRRKRSVGV; translated from the exons GAAGTTCCAGTGGGAACTCTTCCCCTGAGTACACAAGAAAAGAGTTTG GAAGCTCAGCCACCCGAGGGAGGAGCCAGAGCAGAG agAGTGAAATCAGAGCAAGGCTGCAGAGTGCCTCTCCATCTACTAGAT GGACTGAATTGGACGATGTGAAGAGGCTGCTGAGGGGAAGCCGGTCCGCCAGTGTCAGCCCCACGCGTTCCCCCTCCAACACCCTGCCTATCCCCAAAAAGGCAACTGTGGAAACGAGGATTGTGACTGAAGGTTCCCAGACAG TTTCAGGACAGTATGACACCACTATCCTGGAATCTGCCCTGCCCTCCTACATGTGGGCGAGCTCCACTCTGCCCACTGGCTCATCCCTCATGAGTGGGTACGGCTTCCAGGCCAGCCCGAACAACCTGTCACCTGGATCGTCGCTTCTGAATACTAATGCCCCCTCCTCTTTATCCG TGCATGGTGTCCCGAACAACCTGGCGCTGAGCCCCCAGCTGAGCAGCAGTCTGACCACCAGCAGCACAG TGTATGGTGTTCAGAATAACCTGACAAACAgctccagtgtcctggccaattcCAATGGACCACACAGCCAGCCAG TGTACGGGGTGCAGAAGAATGTGTCGCAGACAGCCAATGGCTCAGCGGTTGTCAGCACTGGGGTCTCCACATCCTCTG gtgctccagctaGTCCCCACAATGATGATGTCTTCCGGAAGGACTACAAGTTCCTGCTGTTGGAGAAGGAGAACGTGCCCTCCAAGAAGGACACAGAGCTCCTCATCATGACCAAAGACAGCGGGAAGCACTTCACCAGCACTTCCATTGCAGGCGGTG GGTCCTTTTCAGATGATTCCCTGAAGAAAGAGAAGATGGTAGTGTCCAGCTCGTCAGATGCTGCCACGTTGAAAGCTGACACAAATGCATACT ATGGGTCCCATAAAGTATCAACCAAAGACAAGGCAACATATGCAG AGATCCGAAAGGACAAGGATTATGATGACGGAGGCGGAGGTGGCGGTGGCTGCTGTGGAGGAGGCGACTGCTGCAGCTGGTGGAAGTGGCTGCTGGGATTGCTACtggggctgctgctgctcctcggCCTGCTCTTTGGACTCATTGCTCTGG CGGACGAGGTGAAGAAACTGAAGTCGCGCGTGGATGCCCTGGAGGGTTTGTCGTCTAGTACCAACTACTTGAAGTCCGTCAATGTTATCGACCCTCAAGACCCGGTCTACTCTGACAACCGTGACAATAGCATCAACCTTGGTGCTGGCCCTGGCACCGACAGTATGTCATTGCAGATGACAGTCCAGCAGCTGGTGAAGTCCGAGCTGCAGTCTGAATCAATGAGAT CAACACTTGCTACCGTAGTCAAAGGAGAGAGAGGACAACCTGGACTCAAAG gtGATACAGGGGCCCCAGGACCTAAAG GTGATGCTGGCTCCCCTGGCATACCAG GTCTTCCGGGTGTAATCGGACACACAGGACCACAAGGGCCCAAAGGCCAGAAAGGCAACTCAG GTGAACATGGAGCAGAAGGCCCACCTGGACAGAGGGGTCGTGAGGGGCCGGCAGGCCCTCGTGGAGAGCCAGGACTGCCTGGGTTTGGAGAGAAGGGAGACAAGG GTTCGAGTGGTGAACCAGGAATTCCAGGGCCTCCCGGATTAGTTGGTCCTATGGGACAGAAAG GTTCGATAGGTGCTCAGGGTCCTCAAGGAGTGCCAG GTTCACCAGGCCCACAGGGTTTCCGTGGTGAGGCGGGAATGCCTGGTCCCAGAG GAGATAAAGGATCTGCTGGGCCTTCAGGACAAAAGG GAGATCAGGGTGAGAAGGGACCTCGTGGACCTACAG GTGACCCGGGACAGAGAGGGCTCCCAGGACCAACTGGAGAGGCGGGACCTAAAGGATCTGCTG GTCTCACCGGTAACGATGGACTCAAGGGCTCCAGAG GTGACCAGGGACCAATCGGATTGCCAGGAATCAGAGGACCATCAGGCCCTCCTGGAGATGTGGGCCAACCAG GCCTTCCTGGATTACAAGGACCACCAG GACTACCAGGAAACCCAGGCCAGCCCGGAGCTAAAG GCGATGCGGGTGAACCAGGCAAAGTCATTAATGCAG CGGGATCTTCCTCTGTGGCTATCCCAGGACCCCCAGGGATCCCTGGACCTCCCGGACAACCCGGTCCCCCAGGACTGTCAG GTCCCATTGGTCCTGCTGGACTTCCAGGACAGCCAG GTACTAAGGGTGTCCAAGGAGAAAGAGGCCCACCTGGAGAGCCTGGGATCACTGTGGAAACGTCACGCAGGGTTATGTTGTCAAACACCGAGA GGCAACAATCAAGCTCTGATACTGTTCTTCAGGGACCCCCAGGGCCACCTGGGCCTCCAGGACCCCCAG GCGTCTCTATTCCAGGTCCTCCTGGACCCCGAGGAGAGCCAG GCACTGGCAAACCTGGACCTGCTGGTCCCAAGGGAGAGCCTGGGAGCTTTGTGCCAAATTCAG GAACATTCTTTGCTGGGCCTCCTGGGCCTCCCGGACCTCCTGGGACCAAAGGAAATGATG GTGACCAAGGACCCAGGGGATACCCAG GGGAACCTGGTCAGCCTGGTCTACCTGGGAGCCCTGGCAGCCCTGGGGATGCTGGGATAG GACTTCCAGGACCTCAAGGCCCTCCAGGAGCCCCAGGACCAGAGGGCCCCAAAGGAGATCAAG GTGAAGCTGGAGTTCCTGGAGCTCCTGGAATTCCTGGCTCCACAGTCTCCAGAG GTAATGGACGAGCCTATCAAGGCCCTCCTGGGCCACCGGGGCCCCCTGGGCCTCCAGGCCCTCCAGGTTCGGGTGGAGCTGATGTTCGTGGGTACATCGCAGAATACCTTCAGA GTGATTCTGTCAGGGGCTACATGGTTGGGCCCCAGGGCCCACCTGGACCACCTGGGCCTCCAGGAGCTGGTCCGCTGTCAATTGATGAGGTGGCCACTCAGGTTATTGCCTACGTACAGA ATGCTGGTGGCCTGCCAGGGCcttcagggtctgtttctgtcaATGATATTCTGGCTGTGCTACAGA GGGAGGATGTGCGGCAGTACCTGATGGGTCCCCCAGGCCCTCCTGGACCTTCAGGCTCTGGGGACCCCGGCTCTTACAACCTGCAGGAGCTGGCCTCTCGAGTCGTCAGCATCATGTCCG AGATGGGAGTGAGAATAGGTCTGCCGGGTCCCCCTGGGCCTCCTGGACCCCCAGGACTGCCAGGATCGACATATGGAGACATATCAGCCATACTGCAAA ACTCCGAGTTTCGTGGGATTGTTGGGTCACCAGGGCCCCCTGGACCTCCTGGAAGACAGGGCCCTCAGGGGCCAGTTGGTCCCCCAGGACCAGCCACTTTTAGTGGCTCAGGCTACAGGCTGGAAGACATCAGAACCTACCTGCACA ATGTTGGGTTCAGTGGCCCCCCTGGTCCTCCTGGTCCGCCTGGCCCTCAGGGACCTCCAGGAGTGTCTGGAGGATTGGTGTCGTATGCTGAGAACACGCAACGAGACCGCTTCCGCACAGAGCTCATCGAGTACCTCACCA GTGACAGTGTGCGGAGTTACATCTCGGGACCCCCAGGACCCCCCGGCCCACGTGGATTCAAAGGAGAGCGTGGTGACCCCGGCTACAGTGTGGGTGTGGACAGCCAGTGGTCTGGAACGCTAGACTACTCCACTGTGGCAGTGAAAGTGTCTGACTACATAAAGT CCCAGGGCCTGCTGAAGGACATCTCCCACACCACGAGTGAGCACGTGATTGAGCGTGTGAGTTATCCAGGGCCCCCTGGACCTCCCGGTCCGCCTGGGCTCCCAGGATACAGCCGGGTCATTGGAGCTCATGGCAACGTCACCGCGGACCTGATGAGCTTCTTCAGAG AATATGGAACTATTCCAGGCCCTCCGGGTAGGCCAGGTCAGAAAGGAGAGAGAGGCTACATTGGACCAAAAGGAGACcgag GTGAAATAGGCCCACAGGGACTGCCAGGAATCCCAGCTGCTCCGGGCCCCAAGGGAGAAAAGGGTGAAAAAG gagAGCGACTTGTCGTCAGTCGGAGAAAGAGAAGCGTAGGTGTTTAA